The Salegentibacter mishustinae genomic interval GGCCTCTACTTCGCTTTACGGTTCCCGTGCGGCCAATGGGGTTGTGATGATTACCACAAAGAGTGGTACGCCTGGAGAAACCAAAATTACTTTATCTGCCCAAACCGGAATTGTGAACAATGGTGTTTCTTTCTACGATCAGGTATCTCCTGGTCAGTATTACGAAATTATGTGGGAAGCTCTTAAAAACTCCAGTGCAGGAGGAGGAGATCCACAATTTGCCAGCGACAACATTTATAATCAGTTAGCATATAATCCATTTAACGTCCCCAATGAAGAGATCGTTGGTGTTGATGGACAGTTGAATCCTGATGCTCAGGTAATATATGAAAGTCTGGACTGGTTCGATGAACTTACGCAAACAGGGATTAGAACAAATTATAACATGAATGTCTCAGCTGGAGGAGAAGATCATTCCGTATATTTCTCAACTTCCTTTTTGGATGAAGAGAGCTATGTAATCACATCTGGTTTCGAACGATTTACCGGAAGGTTAAATGGTGAATTTGATGTAAGCGATAAAATTAAAGTAGGAGGAAATGCCTATCTTACTATTTCTGAAGCCAGAGGACCTAGTTCGGCAGGTACAGGAAGTATTGTAAACCCATTCGGTTTTGCTCTTAACGTAGGTTCAGTCTACCCGGTATACGTAAATGATCTAAATGGAAACATCGTTTTGGATGATTTCGGAAATCCTGTTTTCGATAACGGTGAAGGTTATCCCGATTTCAATATCGGTTCCAGACCTATTTCTCAAGGACGTCATGCCATCCAGGAATTAATTCTTAATAATGAAAGCGATAAAGACAATTATTACGGTATTAGGCTTTTTGGAGAATATGAGATACTTGATGGTTTAAAAGTTAGGTTAAACTATGGTCGTGACATTAGCGACCTTTGGGAAAAAGAATATGAGAACGCCGTGATCGGTGATGCTCAGCCCGATGGACGATTGAGCGAAACACGAGCTAGAAGGGATGTTGAAAACTTCAACCAATTGCTTACTTATAACCAAAGTTTTGGTGATCACAACCTTGATATTACAGCAGGTCATGAAAGTTTCGACAGAAGCATTTCTGATATGGATGGTTTGAAAACGATCCAGGCTGCGAATGGGATTTACGAATTCGCAAACTTTTCAAATATCGTAGACCTTGATGGTGCAACCTTTGACAAGGGAATTGAAGGATACTTCCTTAGAACCAATTACAATTTCAAAGATAAATATTATATAAGCGGCTCTGTAAGACGCGATGGTTCTTCTGTATTCCAGGAAGGTAGTAGATGGGGTACATTTTATTCAGTAGGTGCTTCCTGGAGAATAGACCAGGAGAGTTTTATGGACAATGTATCCTTTATAGATAAGTTAAAAGTAAGAGCATCTTATGGTGAGGTTGGTAATGACGACCTTGGAGATTCCTATCTTGCACAACCCCGATTCACCATAACCTCTAATGCAGCTAATCCAGCTATTCTATTTACAGATATTGGTAATAGAGATTTAGTATGGGAAACCATTGAGAGTTTTGATGTAGCCCTTGAATTTGGTCTTTTCAATAACTTCCTGGAAGGATCTGTTGAATATTACAGAAGAAATTCCAGTGATCTGTTGTATAATTTACCAATTGCTCTTAGTAATGGCTTGAACCAGGTTCCTGTAAACCTTGGCGATATGTACAACTCTGGTTTAGAAATGGCACTTACTGCTAACCTTATTAATACTGCCGAGTTCGACTGGAACCTAACTTTACAGGCTTCCACCTTTAAAAATGAGATCACTTTCTTACCAGACCCATTTATTAACGGCAGCAAAAGATGGGCTGAAGGTCGTTCCAGATTTGATTTCTTCCTTTTAAGAACAGCTGGTGTAGATCCTGAAACGGGAGACCAGTTATTCTATGTATATGAAGATGATGATAATGGCGAGAGCGTTCCAGTACTTGACGAGAATGGAAATATCGAAACCACTAACGACTGGCAGGAAACTCAGCAAGCCTACACCGGAGATTCATCGATTCCCGACCTTTTAGGTTCTGTTGCTAACAGTTTTAGCTATAAAGGTTTTAACCTGGACTTCTTGATTACTTATGGTATAGGCGGATCCGTACTTGACAACGCATATGCAGGTATGATGCACAGCGGAAGCTATGGTAACTCTTTACACCCAGATATCATGAACGCCTGGAGAGAGCCTGGAGACATCACCGATGTCCCAAGAATGGAAAATGGTAACGTAAACCTGGTTCGCACCCAGTCTGACAGATTCCTAACCGATGCTTCGTTCTGGGCACTTAAAAACGTAAATATTGGTTATAGCTTTGGAAATGAAACTACTAATGCTCTTGGTCTTGATAATTTGAGAATATCGGTAACTGGAGAAAATTTATATTTGAAAAGCGAAAGAGACGGCCTGGATCCACAATATAATCTTGCCGGAACACCTCCTGGAGATGACTTTTCACCACCGAGAATCATTTCACTTGGCTTGAACCTATCCTTTTAACAAATAAAAAAATACAACTATGATAAATAAATTTAAATATTGTGTTCTGATATTATTTGCAATATCGATCACTTCCTGTAGCGAGGAATTCCTAGATAGAACGCCTACAGATGCAATCTCTGCAGCAGATGCACTGTCAAGTCAGGAAAATATGCAATTAGTACTTAATGGAATTCACCGTGGATTGTATTCCCAATCTCAAACGGTTTTTCCTGGAGGTAATTCTGCCAGAGCGAACAATCATTATTGGGTTCCTATGGGCGACAACCTAACTGGAGATCTAATCCATTCAGCGAACGCCAATAACCTTTCCTGGCGTTCTGTGATGCAGTGGAACGAACATACAGATCAGACTTCTTTAACCACAGAATTATTGTGGTATCACCGCTACAATATCATTCTTCACGCGAATCTATTGATCAATGGTATTACTGAGGGTGATTTTGCTGAAACTGAACAATTGAATTCGATCCTGGGCCAGGCTTACACTTATCGTGCATATGCCTACCTTTCTTTAGTTCAGCATTATGCCAAAGGATACTTAATTGGAGATCCTACTTCAGATCCTGGAGTTCCATTATTGTTTTCTTCAGATTCACCTTTTACAAGTGAGCCAAGGTCTACAGTTCAGGAAATTTATGACCAGATTGGCTCAGACCTTGAATCGGCTATTTCAGCTTTTGAAAATGGAGCCGAGAGAACTGGAGGTGGGGCCGAAGCTAAATCTCAATTAAACATAGACGTGGCTTATGGATTAAAAGCCAGATGGGCACTTTCTAAAGGAGACTGGGCAACAGCGGCCGAAGCTGCTCAAATAGCAAGAGAAGGTTACGCTCTACTAGGCGAAGACGACTGGAAATCTGGTTTCAATACAAACAACCTATCGGAAGTTATCTGGGGAAGTCACGTAATTCAAGCTGAAACCACGTTCTTTAGATCTTATTTTTACCTTGCCAGTAACACCTTCAACGGTAGTCAGATTAGAAACAACCCAAAAATCGCCGACCGTAGAATGGTAGATGCCATTCCGGAGACCGATTACAGGAAAAATGTTTTTCTTCCAGACGCACCAAATTCAAATACATCTGCAGCCAATGGCAATGGCGGTTGGGAAAATAACACAAATCCTCTTTATCAAACAGAGGAAGAATTTGATGCTGCCATAGCCGAAATTAAGAGTACGTACGGATTGGTTTCCGGTCACAACACACATCCGTATATGCATTTTAAATTAAAGAATGCTAATCCAGGTAGTATCGATCCAGATGATGTGATATATATGCGTGCTTCTGAAATGTACCTTATTGAGGCAGAAGCAAAGTTAATGATGGATGATCTTGAAGGAGCCAAAGAAGCATTACGCCCCCTGGCTGAGGCGAGGGATAGCGCTTGGGATGCAGACGAGTTTAACACCGAAGAAGAATTCTTTGAACACATCAAGTTTCAATGGAGATTAGAAATGTGGGGAGAAGGATTTGGATATACCAATCATATTAGATGGGATGAAGGTATAGACCACGCTGCCAATGGAGGTTCTGGAGCTTCTGAAGTTCTTTATCAAGAAGCATTTCAAATTGACAAACCCTCCATGAATGATGATTGGATATTTCAAATTCCTCTTGCAGAAATAAATGCCAATCCAAACTTAAGCTCTTCAGATCAGAATTAGCCACCAGTAATACATTTTATGATCTAAAAGTCTCCAACGATTTGAAGTTGGAGACTTTTTTATTTCAAGTAGACCCCAGCGTTAATTAATACAAAAACTCTCTTTATTCTAAGAATAGATTTTAGAAACAACTTGGGAAGTTCAAATAACATTTTATAAATCAATTTATATTAAACATATGCCTGATCATAATTCAATTTAATCGAAAATTAAAACTAAATTTAAATTAATCACCCGAAGATGACATTACACGTATAGCTAAATCCCAAAACAAAATTCAGCTTCAAAAATTAACAGCCGTTAAAACAAAAAAGTTACAATTCTACAATATTTTAACATTTTAAACTAACCTCATGATGCCCTGACTCTAACGGTTCTATACACAATTATTAACAATTCCTTAAAATAGATATCGATTTTTAAAAACAAAAGTTTGTTTTATTAACCATTTATTAGCACTTTTGGCGTTGGCTAATTCAAACAAATTTTAAAATGAGAACAAAGTTTAGTAGTATTCTAACACTTTTACTAGTGTTAGTTGTGCAAATTACTTTTGCACAAGAACGAACGATTACCGGTACGGTAGTCGATGATGACGGGCTACCCCTTCCGGGTGTAACCGTTTTGGTTAAGGGAACCAATCAAGGTACCCAAACAGATTTTGACGGAAATTATTCCATTCCAGCCAATCAGGGTGATGTATTGGTTTATTCTTTCGTTGGAATGAAAACTTCAGAGTACACAGTAGCAAACAATGACACAATAGACGTGACATTAACTACAGATTCAGCTCAGTTAGATGCAGTAGTGGTAACTGCTCTGGGTATTGAACGAGAGAAAAAATCTCTTGGGTACGCCACTCAGGAAGTAGATGGTAGTGAGGTTTCTGATGTACCTACACAGAACTTCGTAAACTCTCTTTCTGGTAAAGTTGCAGGGCTTAAGGTATCATCTACTGGTACTATGGGAGGTTCGTCTAACGTAGTAATTCGTGGTAATTCTTCGTTAACAGGAAACAACCAGGCATTATTTGTTATTGATGGTACTCCGGTAAGTAACGCGAACAATAACAGAGATGGTCAGGATGAAGGTAGAGGTGGTTATGACTACGGTAACGCTGCTTCAGACATCAACCCTAATGACATTGCTTCCATTAACGTACTTAAAGGTGCGGCGGCAACTGCCTTATACGGTGCAAGAGCAGCTAACGGAGCGGTAATCATTGAAACTAAGAAAGGTAGAAAAGGAAAAGGAATTGGAGTTTCTGTAAACTCAACTCTTATGACTACCCATGTAAACAACAACACGCTTCCAGAGTACCAGGACCAATATGGTGCTGGATACGGGCCTTACTACCAGTCTGAAGATGGGTACTTTAACCTTTCTGATATTGATGGTGATGGTAACCTCGATCGCACAACTCCCTTTACAGAGGATGCATCTTTTGGTGGCAGATTTGACGGAAGTCCGGTTTACCAATGGAATTCTATCTATCCTCAACTAGAAGGAACAGACTATGATTTCTATCAACAAGCTACTCCTTGGGAAGCCGCAGAACATACTCCAAATGATATCTGGGAAACTGGTTATACAGCAATAAACTCTGTTGCATTAGATGGTG includes:
- a CDS encoding SusC/RagA family TonB-linked outer membrane protein codes for the protein MNRKLRSTLTLLLVLIAHISFAQQKTISGNVSDQDGLPLPGVNVLLKGTSTGTQTDFDGNYSIQAAQGDVLVFSFIGLETKEYTVGAVNTINVTLGDDSASLDEVVVVAYGTTSQEAFTGSASVIGAADLENRNVTSPIAAIEGKATGVQFTSPSGPGESPGIVIRGVGTLNGDTDPLFVVDGVPFEGSLSAINQEDIESFTVLKDAASTSLYGSRAANGVVMITTKSGTPGETKITLSAQTGIVNNGVSFYDQVSPGQYYEIMWEALKNSSAGGGDPQFASDNIYNQLAYNPFNVPNEEIVGVDGQLNPDAQVIYESLDWFDELTQTGIRTNYNMNVSAGGEDHSVYFSTSFLDEESYVITSGFERFTGRLNGEFDVSDKIKVGGNAYLTISEARGPSSAGTGSIVNPFGFALNVGSVYPVYVNDLNGNIVLDDFGNPVFDNGEGYPDFNIGSRPISQGRHAIQELILNNESDKDNYYGIRLFGEYEILDGLKVRLNYGRDISDLWEKEYENAVIGDAQPDGRLSETRARRDVENFNQLLTYNQSFGDHNLDITAGHESFDRSISDMDGLKTIQAANGIYEFANFSNIVDLDGATFDKGIEGYFLRTNYNFKDKYYISGSVRRDGSSVFQEGSRWGTFYSVGASWRIDQESFMDNVSFIDKLKVRASYGEVGNDDLGDSYLAQPRFTITSNAANPAILFTDIGNRDLVWETIESFDVALEFGLFNNFLEGSVEYYRRNSSDLLYNLPIALSNGLNQVPVNLGDMYNSGLEMALTANLINTAEFDWNLTLQASTFKNEITFLPDPFINGSKRWAEGRSRFDFFLLRTAGVDPETGDQLFYVYEDDDNGESVPVLDENGNIETTNDWQETQQAYTGDSSIPDLLGSVANSFSYKGFNLDFLITYGIGGSVLDNAYAGMMHSGSYGNSLHPDIMNAWREPGDITDVPRMENGNVNLVRTQSDRFLTDASFWALKNVNIGYSFGNETTNALGLDNLRISVTGENLYLKSERDGLDPQYNLAGTPPGDDFSPPRIISLGLNLSF
- a CDS encoding RagB/SusD family nutrient uptake outer membrane protein: MINKFKYCVLILFAISITSCSEEFLDRTPTDAISAADALSSQENMQLVLNGIHRGLYSQSQTVFPGGNSARANNHYWVPMGDNLTGDLIHSANANNLSWRSVMQWNEHTDQTSLTTELLWYHRYNIILHANLLINGITEGDFAETEQLNSILGQAYTYRAYAYLSLVQHYAKGYLIGDPTSDPGVPLLFSSDSPFTSEPRSTVQEIYDQIGSDLESAISAFENGAERTGGGAEAKSQLNIDVAYGLKARWALSKGDWATAAEAAQIAREGYALLGEDDWKSGFNTNNLSEVIWGSHVIQAETTFFRSYFYLASNTFNGSQIRNNPKIADRRMVDAIPETDYRKNVFLPDAPNSNTSAANGNGGWENNTNPLYQTEEEFDAAIAEIKSTYGLVSGHNTHPYMHFKLKNANPGSIDPDDVIYMRASEMYLIEAEAKLMMDDLEGAKEALRPLAEARDSAWDADEFNTEEEFFEHIKFQWRLEMWGEGFGYTNHIRWDEGIDHAANGGSGASEVLYQEAFQIDKPSMNDDWIFQIPLAEINANPNLSSSDQN